A region from the Bacillus sp. (in: firmicutes) genome encodes:
- a CDS encoding F0F1 ATP synthase subunit gamma — MASLREIKGRINSTKKTSQITKAMEMVSASKLNRAELNAKSFVPYMEKIQEVVASIALGSNDVTHPMLVTRPVKKTGYLVITSDRGLAGAYNSNVLRQVYRTIQERHTSQDEYAIIAIGRIGRDFFKKRGMNVVLDITGLPDQPSFADIKAIAGKAVNMFADGTFDELYMYYNHYVSAIQQDVTEKKLLPLTDLAANNNKLISYEFEPSAEEILVTLLPQYAESLIYGALLDAKASEHAARMTAMKNATDNAKELINTLTLQYNRERQASITQEITEIVGGAAALE; from the coding sequence GTGGCATCGTTACGCGAAATTAAAGGTCGCATTAACTCGACGAAGAAGACGAGCCAAATTACAAAAGCGATGGAGATGGTTTCAGCTTCTAAATTAAACCGTGCGGAATTGAACGCGAAATCGTTCGTACCTTACATGGAAAAAATACAAGAAGTTGTAGCCAGCATCGCTCTTGGTAGCAACGATGTGACGCATCCGATGCTCGTAACACGCCCTGTAAAGAAAACCGGTTATTTAGTCATTACGTCTGACCGTGGATTGGCAGGAGCGTACAACAGCAATGTATTGCGTCAAGTGTACCGTACCATTCAAGAACGCCATACTTCTCAAGACGAGTATGCGATTATTGCAATCGGTCGTATTGGACGTGACTTTTTCAAAAAGCGCGGCATGAACGTGGTATTAGATATTACCGGTTTACCAGATCAACCGTCTTTTGCTGATATTAAAGCGATTGCGGGCAAAGCGGTGAACATGTTTGCCGATGGAACGTTCGATGAGCTGTACATGTATTACAATCATTATGTCAGCGCGATCCAACAAGATGTAACAGAGAAAAAGTTGCTTCCATTAACAGACTTAGCGGCTAATAACAACAAGCTTATTTCGTACGAGTTTGAACCGTCTGCAGAGGAAATTTTAGTCACGTTACTTCCTCAATATGCAGAAAGCTTAATTTACGGAGCGCTTCTTGATGCAAAAGCAAGTGAACACGCTGCTCGGATGACAGCGATGAAAAATGCGACGGACAATGCGAAAGAGCTTATTAACACGCTTACGCTTCAATATAACCGTGAACGTCAAGCATCCATTACGCAAGAAATTACAGAGATCGTCGGCGGTGCGGCGGCTCTTGAGTAA
- the atpD gene encoding F0F1 ATP synthase subunit beta — protein MNKGRVLQVMGPVVDVKFENGQLPDIYNALKIEYKAQTESEVDIDLTLEVALHLGDDTVRTIAMSSTDGLQRGMEVVDTGAPISVPVGDVTLGRVFNVLGEPIDLEGEIPADARRDAIHKPAPKFEELSTEVEILETGIKVVDLLAPYIKGGKIGLFGGAGVGKTVLIQELINNIAQEHGGISVFAGVGERTREGNDLYHEMKDSGVIGKTAMVFGQMNEPPGARMRVALTGLTMAEYFRDEQGQDVLFFIDNIFRFTQAGSEVSALLGRMPSAVGYQPTLATEMGQLQERITSTNVGSVTSIQAIYVPADDYTDPAPATTFAHLDATTNLERKLSEMGIYPAVDPLASTSRALAPEIVGEEHYRVARQVQQTLQRYKELQDIIAILGMDELSDEDKLVVHRARRIQFFLSQNFHVAEQFTGQPGSYVPVKETVRGFKEILEGKYDHIPEDAFRLVGPIEDVIEKAKQMGVEV, from the coding sequence ATGAACAAAGGACGCGTTCTTCAAGTCATGGGTCCGGTTGTTGACGTAAAGTTTGAAAACGGACAGCTTCCTGATATTTATAACGCGTTAAAGATTGAGTATAAAGCGCAAACAGAAAGCGAAGTCGACATTGACTTAACGTTAGAAGTTGCCCTTCACTTAGGTGATGATACTGTTCGTACAATTGCGATGTCGTCTACTGACGGGCTACAACGTGGTATGGAAGTTGTAGATACAGGTGCGCCAATCTCTGTACCAGTTGGGGACGTTACGCTTGGTCGTGTGTTCAACGTACTTGGTGAACCAATCGACTTAGAAGGAGAAATTCCTGCGGATGCTCGTCGTGATGCGATCCACAAACCAGCTCCAAAGTTTGAGGAACTTTCTACAGAAGTAGAAATTTTAGAAACTGGTATTAAAGTCGTTGACCTTCTAGCACCATACATCAAAGGTGGTAAGATCGGTCTATTTGGTGGTGCAGGAGTAGGTAAAACGGTTCTTATCCAGGAGCTTATTAACAACATCGCTCAAGAGCACGGTGGTATCTCTGTATTCGCTGGTGTAGGTGAGCGTACTCGTGAAGGTAATGACCTTTACCATGAAATGAAAGATTCCGGCGTTATCGGTAAAACAGCGATGGTATTCGGTCAGATGAACGAGCCGCCTGGAGCACGTATGCGCGTTGCGTTAACAGGTCTTACAATGGCAGAATACTTCCGTGATGAACAAGGACAAGACGTATTATTCTTTATCGACAACATCTTCCGTTTCACGCAAGCAGGTTCTGAGGTTTCCGCCCTACTTGGACGTATGCCATCTGCGGTAGGTTACCAACCAACGCTTGCAACAGAGATGGGTCAATTGCAAGAACGTATCACATCTACAAACGTTGGTTCCGTAACGTCTATCCAAGCAATTTACGTACCAGCGGACGACTATACAGACCCAGCACCAGCGACTACGTTCGCACACTTAGATGCAACTACAAACTTAGAGCGTAAACTTTCTGAGATGGGTATTTACCCTGCGGTAGACCCTCTTGCATCAACTTCTCGTGCACTAGCACCGGAAATCGTTGGTGAAGAGCACTACCGGGTAGCACGTCAAGTACAACAAACATTACAACGTTATAAAGAATTACAAGATATCATTGCGATCCTTGGTATGGATGAGCTTTCTGATGAAGATAAGCTTGTCGTACATCGTGCTCGCCGTATCCAATTCTTCTTATCACAAAACTTCCACGTAGCTGAACAATTCACTGGTCAACCAGGTTCTTATGTTCCGGTTAAGGAAACAGTTCGTGGATTTAAAGAAATCCTCGAAGGTAAATACGACCATATCCCAGAGGATGCGTTCCGTCTCGTAGGTCCAATTGAGGATGTTATTGAGAAAGCGAAACAAATGGGTGTAGAGGTATAA
- a CDS encoding F0F1 ATP synthase subunit epsilon has product MKTLTVSIVTPDGPVYESDVEMVSAKAQSGELGILPGHIPMVAPLQIGAVRLKKGGNTELVAVSGGFLEVRPDKVTILAQAAEKASEIDVERAKAAKERAERRLQAKQEDIDFKRAELALKRAMNRINVYEGRI; this is encoded by the coding sequence ATGAAGACGTTAACTGTCAGTATCGTAACTCCGGATGGCCCAGTGTATGAATCAGATGTGGAAATGGTAAGTGCAAAAGCTCAAAGCGGTGAGCTAGGAATTTTACCAGGCCATATTCCAATGGTGGCCCCGCTACAGATCGGTGCGGTACGTCTGAAAAAAGGCGGAAACACTGAGCTTGTAGCCGTTAGCGGTGGATTTTTAGAAGTGCGTCCTGATAAAGTAACGATTTTAGCGCAAGCAGCCGAAAAAGCATCCGAAATCGATGTTGAACGTGCAAAAGCGGCGAAAGAACGGGCGGAACGCCGCTTACAAGCAAAACAAGAAGACATTGATTTCAAACGTGCAGAGCTTGCCCTAAAACGTGC